The following are encoded together in the Lathyrus oleraceus cultivar Zhongwan6 chromosome 3, CAAS_Psat_ZW6_1.0, whole genome shotgun sequence genome:
- the LOC127127801 gene encoding cytochrome P450 714C2, protein MSIVVEVVVALGAVFVVFIHFLHVLVLRPKSLRAKLHRQGIHGPSPHFYSGNIPQIKNLLLQQQQQQDEHVPVSVSISHSWTSNLFPHIHKWRNQYGPIYLFSSGSIQWLMVAEMVMVKEILLNTSLNLGKPSYLSKDMGPLLGQGILSSSGPTWAHQRKIIAPELYLDKVKAMVDQIVDSTNIMLRSWESRIERDGVVSEIKIDEDLRSLSADIISRACFGSNYAPGKEIFTKLRDLQKLLSKISVGVPGLRYFPNKRNRQIWRLEKEINSNISKLVIQRQDEGHEQDLLQTILEGAKNCDGLLSNSISRDRFIIDNCKNIFFAGHETTAITASWCLMLLAAYQDWQDRARAEVLEVCGNGNLDASMLRSMKTLTTVIQETLRLYPPAAFVVRTAFQDININGIKVPKGMNIQIPISILQQDIDLWGPDAYKFNPDRFANGVLGACKIPQAYMPFGIGARVCAGQHFAMIELKVVLSLILSNFRFSLSSSYCHSPAFRLVIEPGQGVVLNMTRI, encoded by the exons ATGAGCATAGTTGTTGAAGTTGTGGTGGCTCTTGGAGCAGTTTTTGTTGTATTCATCCATTTTCTGCATGTTTTGGTTTTGAGACCAAAATCACTTAGAGCAAAGCTTCATAGGCAAGGGATTCATGGTCCTTCTCCTCACTTCTACTCCGGTAACATCCCTCAAATCAAGAACCTTTTACTccaacagcaacaacaacaagatGAACATGTTCCTGTTTCTGTTTCTATATCTCATAGCTGGACTTCAAATCTGTTCCCTCATATTCACAAGTGGAGAAATCAATATG GTCCAATATATTTGTTTTCTTCTGGGAGTATACAATGGTTAATGGTGGCAGAAATGGTAATGGTGAAGGAAATCCTCCTAAACACCTCTTTAAATCTAGGGAAGCCTTCTTATCTTTCAAAAGATATGGGACCACTCCTAGGCCAAGGTATATTATCATCGAGTGGGCCGACTTGGGCTCATCAGAGGAAGATAATCGCGCCGGAACTGTATCTAGATAAGGTGAAG GCTATGGTTGATCAAATAGTTGATTCAACAAACATAATGCTGAGATCTTGGGAGAGTAGAATAGAACGAGACGGAGTAGTTTCAGAGATTAAAATTGACGAAGATCTGCGAAGCTTGTCGGCTGACATAATTTCTAGAGCTTGTTTTGGGAGCAATTATGCACCAGGAAAGGAAATATTCACAAAGCTTAGAGATCTTCAAAAACTCCTCTCTAAGATATCTGTTGGAGTTCCGGGCCTTAG ATATTTTCCAAACAAGAGAAATAGACAGATATGGAGATTAGAGAAAGAGATCAACTCTAATATATCAAAGCTCGTAATACAACGCCAAGACGAAGGTCATGAGCAAGATCTCTTGCAAACGATACTCGAGGGTGCAAAGAATTGTGACGGCCTTTTATCAAATTCAATCTCGCGAGACAGGTTCATTATAGATAACTGCAAAAATATATTCTTCGCTGGACATGAAACTACTGCGATTACTGCATCGTGGTGCTTAATGTTATTAGCTGCGTACCAAGATTGGCAAGACCGTGCTCGTGCAGAGGTGCTTGAAGTTTGCGGAAATGGTAATCTAGATGCAAGTATGCTTAGAAGCATGAAAACG TTAACGACGGTGATTCAAGAGACTTTAAGGCTTTATCCACCAGCAGCTTTTGTTGTCAGAACAGCTTTCCAAGATATTAACATAAACGGTATCAAAGTTCCAAAAGGCATGAACATTCAGATTCCAATCTCAATATTGCAGCAAGATATTGATCTTTGGGGTCCTGATGCCTACAAGTTCAACCCCGACAGATTTGCGAATGGCGTGCTTGGAGCCTGCAAGATTCCACAGGCTTATATGCCGTTCGGAATCGGTGCCCGTGTTTGCGCTGGACAGCATTTTGCTATGATAGAATTGAAGGTGGTTTTGTCTCTTATCCTGTCGAATTTTCGGTTCTCTCTTTCGTCAAGTTACTGTCATTCGCCAGCGTTTCGTTTGGTTATAGAACCTGGTCAGGGAGTTGTTCTCAACATGACAAGAATTTAA
- the LOC127127802 gene encoding uncharacterized protein LOC127127802 yields MSMLLRIRRCLPNGLLYRQPLNASVVGINARKINVFTRNLGQAARKEEEEDVEEVEIDQRSLPTDFDPATFDPTDHRGPPSEKVFRLVDEVASLTLTEAAELGLLLVKKMGIKEMPNVGFMKPGSVNLAAMATKGPTAAKEEQKPEKTVFELKLLSYEAASKIKVIKEVRGFTDLGLKEAKDLVEKTPSVIKKGVSKEEGEQIIEKLKALGANVVME; encoded by the coding sequence ATGAGCATGCTTTTAAGAATAAGGCGTTGTTTACCCAACGGTTTGTTATATAGACAACCTCTTAATGCTAGTGTTGTAGGGATTAATGCTAGGAAAATAAATGTATTTACAAGAAACCTAGGTCAAGCTGCAAGGaaagaagaggaagaagatgTAGAGGAAGTTGAAATTGATCAACGAAGTCTCCCAACTGATTTTGATCCCGCAACATTTGATCCTACTGACCATCGTGGTCCTCCATCGGAGAAAGTTTTCAGGCTTGTTGATGAAGTGGCATCTCTAACGCTAACTGAAGCTGCAGAATTGGGTCTCCTTCTGGTGAAGAAAATGGGGATAAAGGAGATGCCTAATGTGGGATTTATGAAACCAGGATCTGTAAATTTGGCTGCAATGGCAACAAAAGGACCAACAGCAGCCAAGGAGGAGCAGAAGCCAGAAAAAACGGTCTTTGAATTGAAACTGTTGTCGTATGAAGCAGCTTCCAAAATTAAAGTCATCAAAGAGGTTCGCGGTTTTACTGATTTAGGTTTGAAGGAGGCAAAGGATTTAGTTGAAAAAACACCTTCTGTTATTAAGAAAGGTGTTTCCAAGGAAGAAGGAGAGCAGATAATAGAGAAATTGAAAGCTCTCGGTGCTAATGTGGTTATGGAATGA